One genomic region from Thermomicrobium sp. 4228-Ro encodes:
- the pepF gene encoding oligoendopeptidase F, producing the protein MVQQRTRDEVPVEETWNLADLFATPDDWEREREALLRDLAQLEELRGTLGAGPSQVLRVLTLADELDQRVSKLYAYALLARDQDTRDTVAAERYERAVHLGTLVGRASAWIAPELLATYDDDRLLRLPEEEPGLVPFRRLFERLVRERPHIRSAEVEELLAETTPLAQAPSTAFTLLDNADIRYGTVTDVDGSTVELTKGRYLVLLERRDRRVRQQAYEVFNAPYLAHRHTLAALLSAANQRDVFYARARRYESALHAALHPDNIPIEVYTTLIQLVRQHASLLQRYLALRKRVLGLERLRTFDLYVPLVERPERSYSYQEARDLVVAALQPLGPDYVEPLRQGLASRWVDVHETVGKRSGGYSLGVYGVHPYILLNWNGTLREVFTLAHEVGHAMHSYFSSREQPHPTAEYTIFVAEVASTFNERLLMRSLLQRATDPRERAALVNDALDTFRTALFRQTLFAEFELETHRAVERGAGLSADGLCDLYGSLIADYYGPDLELDNEVRHEWSRVPHFYRAFYVYQYATGLVAATALARRVLSGDEDARQRYLRFLAAGSSKDSLDLLRDAGVDLTTPEPYLAAFATMEQDLATLEEALRRLGMLQPA; encoded by the coding sequence GTGGTGCAGCAGCGGACACGCGATGAGGTACCGGTCGAGGAGACATGGAACCTGGCCGACCTGTTCGCGACACCGGACGACTGGGAACGCGAACGCGAGGCTTTGTTGCGTGACCTCGCGCAACTCGAAGAGCTGCGCGGTACGCTCGGTGCTGGCCCGAGCCAGGTCCTCAGGGTCCTGACGCTCGCCGACGAACTGGACCAACGAGTCAGCAAACTGTACGCGTATGCCTTGCTGGCGCGCGACCAGGACACACGCGATACGGTCGCCGCCGAGCGCTACGAACGAGCGGTGCACCTGGGCACGCTGGTGGGACGAGCATCGGCCTGGATCGCGCCCGAACTCCTGGCAACGTACGACGACGACCGGCTCCTCCGTCTACCCGAGGAAGAACCCGGCCTCGTCCCCTTCCGACGGCTGTTCGAGCGCTTGGTCCGGGAGCGGCCGCACATCCGATCAGCCGAAGTCGAGGAACTCCTCGCCGAGACCACGCCGCTCGCTCAAGCACCGAGCACCGCTTTTACCTTGCTCGACAACGCTGATATTCGTTACGGGACCGTGACCGACGTCGATGGCAGCACCGTCGAGCTGACGAAGGGTCGCTATCTCGTGCTGCTCGAGCGTCGTGACCGGCGCGTCCGCCAACAGGCGTATGAGGTCTTCAACGCACCGTATCTTGCTCACCGGCACACGCTCGCAGCGTTGCTCAGCGCAGCGAACCAGCGCGATGTCTTCTATGCCCGAGCACGGCGCTACGAGTCGGCACTCCATGCAGCACTACACCCGGACAACATTCCGATCGAGGTCTACACGACACTGATCCAGCTGGTTCGGCAGCATGCGTCTCTCCTGCAGCGCTACCTCGCACTGCGGAAGCGCGTACTCGGGCTGGAGCGCCTGCGCACGTTCGACCTGTACGTTCCACTGGTCGAACGACCGGAGCGATCGTACAGCTACCAGGAAGCGCGCGATCTCGTCGTCGCCGCCTTGCAGCCACTCGGTCCTGACTACGTCGAGCCGCTCCGGCAGGGTCTGGCGAGCCGCTGGGTCGACGTGCACGAAACCGTCGGGAAGCGCTCCGGTGGGTACAGTCTCGGTGTCTACGGGGTGCACCCGTATATTCTGCTGAACTGGAACGGAACTTTGCGCGAGGTCTTCACGCTGGCACACGAAGTCGGGCATGCGATGCACTCGTACTTCAGCTCCCGGGAACAACCGCACCCGACGGCTGAATACACGATCTTCGTCGCTGAAGTCGCCTCTACCTTCAACGAGCGGCTGCTCATGCGCTCCTTGCTCCAACGCGCGACCGATCCACGCGAGCGAGCTGCGCTGGTCAACGATGCGCTGGATACGTTCCGCACCGCTCTGTTCCGGCAAACGCTGTTCGCTGAGTTCGAACTGGAGACGCATCGTGCCGTCGAGCGTGGTGCCGGGCTGAGCGCGGACGGTCTCTGCGACCTCTACGGCAGCCTGATCGCCGACTATTATGGGCCGGACCTGGAACTGGACAACGAGGTGCGGCACGAGTGGAGTCGCGTGCCGCATTTCTACCGGGCGTTTTACGTCTATCAGTACGCGACCGGCCTGGTGGCAGCGACTGCGCTCGCACGGAGGGTCCTGAGCGGAGACGAGGACGCGCGGCAACGCTACCTCCGGTTCCTGGCCGCAGGATCATCGAAGGACTCGCTCGACCTGTTGCGCGACGCCGGTGTCGATCTGACGACGCCGGAGCCGTATCTGGCTGCTTTCGCGACGATGGAGCAGGATCTCGCCACCCTCGAAGAGGCGCTGAGGCGACTCGGGATGCTGCAGCCAGCCTGA
- the gmd gene encoding GDP-mannose 4,6-dehydratase, whose product MGKRKTALITGITGQDGSYLAEFLLEQGYRVVGMQRRSSTETLWRIAHLLDKIELVQGDLLDQLSLIEIVREYQPDEVYNLAAQSFVPTSWQQPVLTGEFTALGVTRLLEAIRLVKPDTKFYQASSSEMFGKAVEVPQNERTPFYPRSPYGVSKVYGHYITINYRESYGLFAVSGILFNHESPRRGLEFVTRKVTHGVAKIKLGLAKELRLGNLDARRDWGYAPDYVRAMWLMLQQDQPDDFVVGTGKTYSVRQLCEIAFRCVGLNWEDYVVVDPSLFRPADVDLLVADATKARTVLGWRPTVSFEEMIELMVDADLRLLKGERVPPGMVAPVVRP is encoded by the coding sequence ATGGGGAAGCGGAAGACAGCGCTCATCACGGGGATCACCGGCCAGGACGGTTCGTACCTCGCTGAGTTTCTCCTGGAGCAGGGCTACCGGGTCGTCGGGATGCAGCGCCGCTCCAGCACGGAGACCCTCTGGCGAATCGCGCATCTTTTGGACAAGATCGAACTCGTGCAGGGGGATCTTCTCGATCAGCTTTCACTGATCGAGATCGTCCGGGAGTACCAGCCGGACGAGGTCTACAACCTGGCGGCACAGTCGTTCGTCCCGACCTCCTGGCAGCAGCCAGTGCTCACCGGGGAATTCACTGCGCTCGGCGTGACGCGCCTGCTCGAGGCGATCCGGTTGGTCAAGCCGGACACGAAGTTCTACCAGGCCAGCTCGTCCGAGATGTTCGGCAAGGCAGTCGAGGTTCCCCAGAACGAGCGGACGCCCTTCTATCCGCGGTCACCGTACGGAGTGAGCAAAGTCTATGGGCATTACATCACGATCAACTATCGGGAGAGTTATGGGCTGTTCGCTGTTTCTGGGATCCTGTTCAACCATGAGAGCCCACGACGAGGCCTGGAGTTCGTCACGCGCAAGGTGACGCACGGGGTGGCCAAGATCAAGCTCGGCCTGGCCAAGGAACTCCGCCTGGGCAACCTGGACGCGCGCCGCGACTGGGGCTACGCGCCGGACTACGTGCGTGCGATGTGGCTGATGCTGCAACAAGACCAGCCGGACGACTTCGTGGTCGGTACCGGGAAGACGTACTCGGTACGACAGCTCTGCGAGATCGCTTTCCGCTGCGTGGGGCTGAACTGGGAAGACTACGTCGTCGTCGATCCGTCGCTGTTCCGGCCGGCGGACGTCGATCTCCTGGTCGCTGACGCAACCAAGGCACGGACGGTCCTCGGCTGGCGACCGACGGTGAGCTTCGAAGAGATGATCGAGCTGATGGTCGATGCCGACCTGCGCTTGCTCAAAGGGGAGCGCGTGCCGCCGGGGATGGTAGCACCGGTCGTCCGGCCGTAA
- a CDS encoding DUF2203 domain-containing protein translates to MERRNRRYFTVAEARALVPRLRGILVALQTEKRELDRELNELRRIAPLAFLNGSAQKLQAHEERIAALVRSIREKVRAVHELGVEVKDLDMGLVDFPSLRDGREVYLCWKVDEPTVAFWHELDAGFRGRQPLEE, encoded by the coding sequence ATGGAACGGCGGAACCGGCGCTACTTCACGGTCGCAGAAGCCCGTGCCCTCGTCCCACGGTTGCGCGGCATCCTCGTCGCGCTGCAGACCGAGAAGCGCGAACTCGATCGCGAGCTGAACGAGTTGCGGCGGATCGCTCCCCTCGCCTTTCTCAATGGCAGCGCGCAAAAGCTCCAGGCGCACGAGGAGCGCATCGCCGCGCTCGTGCGCTCGATTCGCGAAAAGGTCCGGGCCGTGCACGAGCTCGGTGTGGAAGTCAAGGACCTGGACATGGGATTGGTCGACTTCCCGAGCCTGCGTGACGGGCGTGAAGTCTACCTGTGCTGGAAGGTCGACGAGCCGACGGTCGCCTTCTGGCATGAACTCGATGCCGGGTTTCGCGGTCGTCAGCCGCTGGAGGAGTAA
- a CDS encoding alpha/beta hydrolase — MPTDAPADRALLYLHGGGLVFRLSAQHLAMVSELALHLGIRALLPEYRLAPRHPWPAASEGCLLAYRWLLCQGSPAHRIVVAGDSAGGNLAIALAMALRDAGDPLPAARACSSPVGDLSSTEERGLAFVDPVLHPQAIRRFDRASLDEHDARQPLISPVYGDWHGLPPLLIHAGEDELLREDAERLAQTAQQAGVEVELAIYPRMWHVWQLNRELPQARDSLDKVARFFRKDLEAERATRVTS, encoded by the coding sequence ATCCCCACGGACGCTCCTGCCGATCGCGCACTCTTGTACCTGCACGGTGGGGGGTTGGTCTTCAGGCTGAGCGCACAGCATCTCGCGATGGTGAGCGAACTGGCCCTGCACCTGGGAATCCGAGCGCTGCTCCCGGAGTACCGGCTGGCGCCGCGCCATCCCTGGCCGGCAGCCTCGGAGGGCTGCCTGCTCGCCTACCGGTGGCTGCTGTGCCAGGGTTCTCCGGCGCACCGGATCGTGGTCGCCGGGGATTCGGCTGGGGGCAATCTGGCGATCGCACTGGCGATGGCGCTGCGCGATGCAGGAGACCCGCTTCCGGCAGCACGCGCGTGCTCGTCGCCGGTCGGGGACCTTTCCAGTACCGAGGAGCGCGGGCTGGCCTTCGTCGACCCGGTCTTGCATCCGCAGGCGATCCGGCGGTTCGATCGCGCGTCTCTCGATGAGCACGACGCACGCCAGCCGCTCATCTCGCCGGTGTATGGCGACTGGCATGGTCTGCCACCGCTGTTGATCCATGCGGGCGAGGACGAACTCCTGCGCGAGGATGCCGAGCGACTGGCCCAGACAGCACAGCAGGCTGGCGTCGAGGTCGAACTCGCGATCTACCCACGAATGTGGCATGTCTGGCAACTGAACCGGGAGCTGCCGCAGGCACGCGACTCGCTCGACAAGGTCGCGCGATTCTTCCGCAAGGACCTCGAGGCAGAACGCGCAACGAGGGTAACCAGCTAG
- the ubiE gene encoding bifunctional demethylmenaquinone methyltransferase/2-methoxy-6-polyprenyl-1,4-benzoquinol methylase UbiE, whose amino-acid sequence MAPRGALQPPAEVRRMFDRIAPRYDVMNRLMTLGRDVTWRRAAARAALAHQPAVVLDVATGTGDLAFELAAQGAGRVVALDFSRTMLRHAARKRSASGIDRVTLLCGDAMRLPFRDASVDACTIGFGLRNLPDYEAAIHELARVVRPGGVLVILETTPFQGPLAPLLRLYFDRFVPWLGGLVSGDRAAYSYLPRSTAAFPTAWELAALLRAAGFASVQVRKLMAGTVALHIAVRAESSQPASDAVRAAPGSTGVACH is encoded by the coding sequence ATGGCTCCCCGTGGCGCGTTGCAACCGCCGGCTGAAGTCCGGCGTATGTTCGACCGGATCGCCCCGCGCTACGACGTGATGAACCGGCTCATGACGCTCGGCCGCGACGTGACCTGGCGCCGGGCAGCCGCCCGTGCCGCCCTCGCCCACCAGCCAGCAGTCGTGCTCGATGTCGCGACGGGTACCGGGGACCTTGCCTTCGAGCTCGCTGCGCAGGGTGCTGGGCGCGTCGTCGCGCTCGACTTCAGTCGGACGATGCTCCGGCATGCCGCTCGCAAGCGCTCCGCGTCTGGTATCGATCGGGTCACGCTCCTCTGCGGGGACGCGATGCGCCTCCCGTTCCGCGATGCCTCGGTCGATGCCTGTACGATCGGCTTCGGGTTGCGCAATCTCCCTGATTACGAGGCAGCGATCCACGAACTCGCCCGCGTCGTACGCCCCGGCGGGGTACTGGTGATTCTGGAGACGACGCCCTTCCAGGGACCGCTCGCGCCCCTGCTTCGACTCTATTTCGACCGCTTCGTCCCCTGGCTCGGTGGCCTGGTCAGTGGTGACCGGGCGGCGTACAGCTATCTCCCACGCTCGACAGCAGCCTTCCCCACGGCGTGGGAGCTTGCGGCGCTCCTGCGAGCAGCCGGTTTCGCTTCCGTGCAGGTCCGGAAACTCATGGCCGGTACCGTGGCGCTCCATATCGCGGTGCGCGCCGAGAGTAGCCAGCCCGCGAGTGATGCGGTGCGAGCTGCACCGGGGTCGACGGGAGTCGCGTGCCACTGA
- a CDS encoding pyridoxamine 5'-phosphate oxidase family protein — MEAQQQSRSVIHRHPERAVPDEAAEILAAGMVAHVGFCGDGQPFVIPMSYHYDPRRPDRLYLHGAREGRLLQLLAAGAPVCIAVTLVDGLVYSRSAFNHSMNYRSVVCFGRAKVIENEADQRTIFEAMTERYFPGRRVGVDYQPATAQQLAATLLVEVAIEEWSAKARRGGPRGPYDADPTAPGTAGVVPLKG; from the coding sequence ATGGAAGCCCAGCAGCAATCACGGAGCGTGATTCACCGGCATCCGGAGCGCGCGGTGCCGGACGAAGCGGCGGAGATTCTCGCCGCGGGGATGGTCGCGCATGTCGGCTTCTGCGGGGACGGGCAACCGTTCGTCATTCCGATGTCGTACCACTATGACCCGCGGCGACCGGACCGGTTGTATCTCCACGGCGCGCGGGAGGGCCGCTTGTTGCAGCTGCTCGCCGCTGGTGCACCGGTGTGCATCGCGGTGACCCTGGTCGATGGACTGGTTTACTCGCGGAGTGCCTTCAACCACTCGATGAACTACCGCAGCGTCGTGTGCTTCGGTCGGGCCAAGGTCATCGAGAACGAAGCTGACCAGCGGACGATCTTCGAGGCGATGACGGAACGGTACTTTCCCGGGCGCCGCGTTGGGGTCGACTATCAGCCAGCGACGGCACAGCAACTCGCGGCAACGCTGCTCGTCGAGGTCGCGATCGAGGAGTGGAGCGCCAAGGCTCGCCGTGGCGGGCCGAGGGGTCCTTACGATGCCGATCCGACGGCGCCAGGCACGGCCGGTGTCGTGCCCCTGAAGGGGTAA
- a CDS encoding DMT family transporter, with amino-acid sequence MARLSTMREAKAKRGAVVGHVLLATTAVLWGSSYISTRLIVGEVPPLLLGFLRGLLAVLVLGLMARWSGVPLRMRWYDWLPLAGLGALGVGYFYLGLNLALQWTTAVTASLLSLPYPALTALAAWLFLREPLDFLQVAGIALAGAGATWLTLESAQDTVGGAWLGNLLALSITVAWTVYTLLGRRILPRWSPLAATFHVMLAGTLLLGLGAGLEYLSGAHPVWTGRAILLTLYLGIVCTGIGYAFWNSGLRLVPAAAASAYMYLQPVTVLVLAIPVLGERPSLTTLVAGALVLTGTALAARRSGQD; translated from the coding sequence GTGGCACGACTCTCGACCATGCGAGAAGCGAAGGCTAAGCGTGGAGCTGTGGTAGGCCACGTCCTGCTGGCGACGACAGCCGTCTTGTGGGGTTCCTCGTACATCAGCACGCGGCTCATCGTCGGTGAGGTACCACCGCTCCTCCTCGGCTTCCTGCGTGGGCTGCTCGCCGTTCTCGTCCTCGGTCTGATGGCGCGATGGAGCGGGGTGCCGCTGCGCATGCGGTGGTACGACTGGCTCCCGCTCGCCGGGCTCGGTGCGCTCGGGGTCGGGTATTTCTACCTGGGACTCAACCTCGCCCTCCAGTGGACGACGGCAGTGACCGCATCGCTCCTGAGCCTTCCGTATCCAGCCTTGACCGCGCTCGCCGCCTGGCTGTTCCTGCGCGAACCGCTGGATTTCCTCCAGGTGGCGGGTATCGCGCTCGCCGGTGCCGGCGCGACCTGGCTGACGCTCGAGTCAGCCCAGGACACGGTGGGTGGCGCTTGGCTCGGCAACCTCCTGGCCCTCTCGATCACGGTCGCCTGGACGGTCTATACGCTCCTCGGGCGGCGCATCCTGCCGAGATGGTCGCCGCTGGCGGCGACGTTCCACGTGATGCTGGCGGGCACGCTGCTGCTCGGTCTCGGCGCTGGACTGGAGTACCTGAGCGGCGCACACCCTGTCTGGACCGGGCGGGCGATCCTGCTCACGCTCTACCTCGGGATCGTCTGCACCGGCATCGGTTACGCCTTCTGGAACAGTGGGTTGCGACTGGTCCCTGCAGCGGCAGCGAGCGCGTACATGTACCTGCAGCCGGTCACCGTACTGGTGCTGGCGATACCGGTGCTGGGTGAACGTCCATCGCTCACCACGCTCGTAGCCGGTGCGCTCGTGCTGACCGGTACCGCATTAGCAGCCCGGCGAAGCGGCCAGGATTGA
- a CDS encoding YbhB/YbcL family Raf kinase inhibitor-like protein, which translates to MSGGTIPAEYTCDGADGSPPLSWSDPPVGTTAFVLVVEDPDAPGGIFTHWLLYDLPAATRSLPPAVPPDGTLNSGARQGRNDFGTLGYRGPCPPPGRPHRYVFRLYALDRPTGLPPGAWRNDVLRALEGHVLAIGELVGTYSRDPLR; encoded by the coding sequence GTGTCAGGCGGTACCATCCCTGCCGAATACACGTGCGATGGTGCCGATGGATCTCCTCCCCTGAGCTGGTCCGATCCACCGGTCGGAACTACTGCCTTCGTCCTGGTCGTCGAGGATCCCGATGCTCCCGGTGGGATCTTCACCCACTGGCTCCTCTACGACCTCCCCGCGGCAACACGCTCTCTCCCGCCGGCTGTGCCGCCTGACGGAACACTGAACAGCGGAGCGCGACAGGGCCGGAATGACTTCGGAACGCTCGGCTACCGCGGACCGTGTCCACCGCCTGGTCGACCGCACCGGTACGTGTTCCGGCTGTACGCGCTCGATCGTCCGACCGGTCTCCCGCCCGGAGCATGGCGGAACGACGTCCTGCGTGCCCTCGAAGGGCATGTTCTGGCCATCGGTGAACTCGTCGGCACTTACAGTCGCGATCCGCTACGCTAG